GTATGGGTAGGGTATGAGAGCTAATCGGCCAGTGGAAAGGACGATCGCTAGCCTTGGGAGCTGAATGGTTGTTTCGCTGCTCTTGGCTGAGCAGATAAGCTCAAACCCTAGGGCTCGCGTTCTGCTACTTCTGTTCCAACCTGATTTGTTCGGAGCTAACCCCGATTAAGTAGAGGATCTCCATCAAACAATTGATGCGCTTCATGCTGAATTGGAGCTTATCCAGCGTTATTGCACGCTCTACCATCAATTCTGCAAATCTTTTAGGGTGAGTCATGCTGACATCAACAAACAGGGACGCTATGACCTCTAATCATGGCAGAACCTCCTAGCCTCTAAAACTGCCGCAGGTATAGTTGGAAGGGCGATCGCACTCCCATGAGTTGAATTCCCACTCAATCTATCCCAGCAGCTAAGTAGGGTATTGTTTGGGAACACTTCCAAAATAGGTTTCAGCAGTGTTTCCTATCTCCAGTCACAGGCAAAATCAAAAACGATGCTGAACCAAGCTTCTGACCGGCTCCAGCAAAATGCTCCAAGAATCATGCAGATATGGGAAAAACGAGCGCGGGATGAAGTCAGTGCCTCCATCCATCAAGACTCTCTAGTCTTGCAAAATTCGTTACCCCTTTACTTAGGCCAATTGAGTGATGAACTCTCAACCACAATCCACAGAACCCCTGGCCGCATTGCATCTGACGAAGTAGAGAGCACTCGGATTCGCAAGCTGCATGGACACGAACGGGCGGGGTACGCAGACTACTCCATGAGTCAGCTAATTTTTGAGTATCACATCCTCCGTCAAGTTATTTTTCAGGTTATAGAGGAAGAAGCGCCTTTAGAGGTATGGGAACGAGACATCATTATTGGCTCTATTGAACAAGCCGTTAATGACGCTGCGACTCAGTTTTCCCAGACGCTGCGAGATATTCAAGAGCTGTTTATGGTGACGCTAACCCACGACCTCAAAAATCCCATCAATGTCGTCAAGATGGGAACCCAACTAATGCTGCGTCGCCTTGAGCGGGGAGATGCCCACATTGATGTGGCAGCGAGAATGATCACTGCGACCGAGCGCCTTGATGCAATGATTCAAGACCTCTTAGATGCGAGTCGGGTGCGAGCCGGAGAACCTCTAAAGCTGGAATTGGAAGCCTGTGATTTGGACGGGCTCGTCCAGGAGATAGTAGAGGATTTGACTTTCACTTATGGGGAACGGTTTGTGCTCGTCTCTGATGGTGAAGTCAAGAGCCATTGCAGCCCTAAACAAATTCGACGGGTGATTGAAAACTTAGCGACTAATGCCGTAAAGTATGGGGCTGCTGATACCCCCATCACACTGACGCTCCTGCAAAGTGAAACCCAGATTAGCTTGACCCTTCATAATAAAGGCAATCCCATTGCCCTAGACGAGCAATCCATCCTGT
The Trichocoleus sp. FACHB-46 genome window above contains:
- a CDS encoding sensor histidine kinase KdpD, whose product is MLNQASDRLQQNAPRIMQIWEKRARDEVSASIHQDSLVLQNSLPLYLGQLSDELSTTIHRTPGRIASDEVESTRIRKLHGHERAGYADYSMSQLIFEYHILRQVIFQVIEEEAPLEVWERDIIIGSIEQAVNDAATQFSQTLRDIQELFMVTLTHDLKNPINVVKMGTQLMLRRLERGDAHIDVAARMITATERLDAMIQDLLDASRVRAGEPLKLELEACDLDGLVQEIVEDLTFTYGERFVLVSDGEVKSHCSPKQIRRVIENLATNAVKYGAADTPITLTLLQSETQISLTLHNKGNPIALDEQSILFQQFRRTLDVGEQSGWGLGLFLAKSIVEAHQGTLEVESAEGKGTSFIIQLPKLPR